DNA from Aggregatimonas sangjinii:
TATTATCATCGGATACCAATTTGGTGAACAATTTACGGGCATCGTTGTACCGCTTGGTTTTAAGATAGAGTTTGCCCAATTCCAGGCGGGAGATTCGTAAATCTGAGTCCTTGTTAACAACGGCTTCGTATTGTGCTATGGCCTTGTCATAATTACCAATGGCATTATAGGCACGGGCAATCTGCAGATTTGAAGCCGTATTTCCAACGGTAGCATAGGTGTTGATAGCTTGGGTATAGTTGCCTGTGGCGTATAGGCTATCGGCAACGGCAGTGGACTGTGCAATTCCTTTACACGTAAATATTAAAATACAAAGAGTTATTGTTCTCAAGAACTAAATTTAAAGTTTAAAGGTAATCGGAATGGAGAAAGGTACATTCACAGGCTCCCCTTTCGCATTTTTACCGGGTTTCATTTTAGGAAGCTTGGAAATAATTCGTACCGCTTCATCCTCCAACAGTTTATCGGGGCCTCTTTTGGCTATACTGGAAATCGATCCATCTTTAGAAATTAAGAACATGATGCTCACCCGACCTTGAATGCCCCTATCCGATGCCTCTTTTGGATAATTAAAATTCTTGCTGATATGCTTACGAACCGATTCTTGAAAGCAGGCCCTCGCGTCGGCTGAATCCTCGCAACCCGGGAAAACCGGTGCCTGTGCAACCGACATAAACGGGATGGCATCTTGAAAGAGAATCCTGGAGCCTTCAGGCATTTCGGCCAATTGTGAAGCTTTGATTTCCTCATACTCCGTTTGGCCTGTCTCAGAATTTACTTTATCATCCTGCAATTTGAACGTAATCGGAATCGAAAAAGGAACGTTGACTACCTCACCGTTTAGTTTTCCAGGAGTCATTTTGGGTAATCTTGAAATAATACGGGCTACTTCAGCTTCTAAAAGCTTGTCAGGACCGCGCATTCTTATGTTCGAAATCTCCCCATCCTGGCCAATCAAAAACATCACACTCACCCGACCCTGTATCCCCTTTTCCTGTGCTTCTTGGGGATAATTGAAATGCTTACTGATATGTTTTTGCATCATTTCTTGAAAACATGCTCGAGAATTGTCCGAATCTTCACAACCCGGAAAAATCGGAACTTCATCTACCACCGCAAAAGGAATTTCCCTCCCCCCATTCGAAATTTGTATGCTATGAACTTCATTTTCATTGAACAATGTGAAATCCTCGTCCAGAATACTGGACTCGATTTGCATTCTCGCTTTCAAAGGCAATCCGCCAGGTCCGGAGATAAAGGAATCTTCGGATAGCGGTTTTGAAAATCGGATTGAGCTTTTGTTACTATCCTTAATCAACAACTCCCAATCTTGAGGCTGTACGGAAAGATCGATCAATCTCGTGAACACTTCACGTTCCTCCTGTAATGAAAGGCTCTCTATATCTACTACCGATATGGTCTCGTGCAATACATCAGTACCGCTGAAATCCTGTTCACAGGAAGTATACCCTAACATTAAAATAAGAATGGGCGCAAAGGTCAAATACTTTAATTTCCAAATTCGTTTCGACTGTGATTTTTGTAACATGACTATTCGTTTTTTAATTAATGAGGATTTAAAAAATTGATTGATGAAAGAGATGTTCTGCGTCTCGAAGACCCGGGACAATAGCAGCTGAAAGTGGGCCTCTTTATTAGTCTTAGCCACTTGGGCATCGGCAATAAACTCGTGCAATTCCGATATTCGGCTTTGGAAGACATAGACCAAGGGATTGAACCAACAAATGACACGCATGAATTCAAAGAATAGCAGGTCATACGTATGCCGCTGTCTGATGTGCACCAACTCATGGGCGATAACATTTTGGTAGTCGCCCTCGAATACCTTATCGCCCACAAAAATGGACTTCAAAAAAGAAAAGGCCACGCGACTGTTGACGATGATAACCTGTGTAAAGTCGGGGAAATGCTGAATCGTACCTTTTTGTTTAAGACGTTGTAGTTGATATAGTTTGTTAATGAAAAACAAACCGGCAAGACACATGCCAACGATTAAAAGTGCAAATTCCCAAGAAACGGCCATTTCCATTCCGTCGTTAGCAGGTACCGTTACCGCAGCCATATCGTTCGCGCTCCATAAAAATTCCGGATACTTGTAGAAGGCTTTGGGAACGCTGGTTTTTAACGCCTCGATCTTTATCCAAGGCAATACCATCGAGAGCAAATAGGTGCCAATGAGGTAGGCGCGGTTCCATTGAAAAAAAGTTTCCCGCTTTAACCAAAAGTCATAAATGATGAGGAACACCAATTGAAAGGCGATGACCTCTAAGATATATTGTATCATAAAACCAAAATTTTAGCTATCATTTTTTTTATTCGTTTCTTCGGACTGGGCATCTATTTTTATTTCTTTCATAATCGATTCCAATTCGGACAAGCTCATTTCGTTCTTTTTCATAAAAAACGATACCATACTTTTGAACGAGCCCTGAAAATAGCCATCTACCAATTTGTTGATGGATTGGTTGCTATAGTCCGCCTTCTTTAAAACCGGAAAATACAAATACCCCTTCCCTTCCTGTTCGTGATCTA
Protein-coding regions in this window:
- a CDS encoding M56 family metallopeptidase, with protein sequence MIQYILEVIAFQLVFLIIYDFWLKRETFFQWNRAYLIGTYLLSMVLPWIKIEALKTSVPKAFYKYPEFLWSANDMAAVTVPANDGMEMAVSWEFALLIVGMCLAGLFFINKLYQLQRLKQKGTIQHFPDFTQVIIVNSRVAFSFLKSIFVGDKVFEGDYQNVIAHELVHIRQRHTYDLLFFEFMRVICWFNPLVYVFQSRISELHEFIADAQVAKTNKEAHFQLLLSRVFETQNISFINQFFKSSLIKKRIVMLQKSQSKRIWKLKYLTFAPILILMLGYTSCEQDFSGTDVLHETISVVDIESLSLQEEREVFTRLIDLSVQPQDWELLIKDSNKSSIRFSKPLSEDSFISGPGGLPLKARMQIESSILDEDFTLFNENEVHSIQISNGGREIPFAVVDEVPIFPGCEDSDNSRACFQEMMQKHISKHFNYPQEAQEKGIQGRVSVMFLIGQDGEISNIRMRGPDKLLEAEVARIISRLPKMTPGKLNGEVVNVPFSIPITFKLQDDKVNSETGQTEYEEIKASQLAEMPEGSRILFQDAIPFMSVAQAPVFPGCEDSADARACFQESVRKHISKNFNYPKEASDRGIQGRVSIMFLISKDGSISSIAKRGPDKLLEDEAVRIISKLPKMKPGKNAKGEPVNVPFSIPITFKL
- a CDS encoding BlaI/MecI/CopY family transcriptional regulator translates to MKQLTKAEEEVMQILWQLQKCNVAAIIEELPEPKPAYNTVSTIVRILESKGFVDHEQEGKGYLYFPVLKKADYSNQSINKLVDGYFQGSFKSMVSFFMKKNEMSLSELESIMKEIKIDAQSEETNKKNDS